The following are encoded in a window of Pedobacter cryoconitis genomic DNA:
- a CDS encoding transglutaminase-like domain-containing protein produces the protein MENSTEIKALVKLLDDTDQEVFEQVAKRLLEHGTSVIHFLETEWEKSLDTLLQERIENIVHQIQFNTVKEDLNLWYQSGAFDLLQGALVINRYQYPDLDEQKVINQIEELKREIWTNLQYEMSSVEKIKLINHIFYNIHGFKGNTKNHHDPQNSYINQVLETKKGNQISLAIIYATIAQKLDIPVYGVNLPQHFILGYIDESKREENEFGVLFYINAFNKGAIFGKHDVDQFLRQLNLQQLPGFYAPCSNVEIIRRIIRNLISAYENLGNPDKVEELKELQDILLKSDL, from the coding sequence ATGGAAAATAGTACAGAAATAAAAGCGCTGGTTAAATTACTGGATGATACAGATCAGGAAGTTTTCGAACAAGTAGCAAAACGCCTCCTTGAACACGGAACTTCAGTCATTCATTTTCTGGAAACAGAATGGGAGAAATCCCTGGATACGCTATTACAGGAAAGAATAGAAAACATAGTCCATCAGATTCAGTTTAACACCGTCAAAGAAGATCTTAATCTTTGGTATCAGAGTGGTGCGTTCGATCTTTTACAAGGCGCCTTAGTCATCAACCGTTATCAATATCCCGACCTTGATGAACAAAAAGTAATCAACCAGATTGAAGAGCTTAAAAGAGAAATCTGGACTAACCTGCAATACGAAATGAGCTCTGTAGAGAAAATCAAGCTCATTAACCACATCTTTTATAACATTCACGGCTTCAAAGGAAATACTAAAAACCATCACGACCCGCAGAATTCCTACATCAACCAGGTACTGGAAACAAAAAAAGGAAACCAGATTTCGCTCGCTATTATCTATGCCACTATCGCACAAAAACTGGATATCCCGGTTTATGGCGTCAATCTGCCGCAGCACTTTATACTCGGTTATATTGATGAAAGCAAAAGAGAAGAAAACGAATTTGGCGTACTATTTTATATCAATGCATTTAACAAAGGAGCTATCTTCGGCAAGCACGATGTAGACCAGTTTTTACGTCAGCTGAACCTGCAACAGCTACCCGGCTTTTATGCCCCATGCAGTAACGTGGAAATTATCCGCAGGATTATCCGTAACCTGATCTCAGCTTATGAAAACCTCGGTAATCCGGACAAAGTAGAAGAATTGAAAGAATTACAGGATATTCTGCTTAAAAGCGACCTTTAG